The Candidatus Dependentiae bacterium genome contains a region encoding:
- a CDS encoding nucleoside monophosphate kinase, with protein MNALYNIFIGPPGSGKGTLSRLCVQELGWAQLSTGDLCRKHIKNRTEIGKQIDFAIKSGKLISDELVASMVCDWLENLAGSVPSIVFDGYPRTVVQARDFCKTVYEKFDSVKLNVIRFIISDDSIIARLGGRYICQNKECQAVYSLITGSVLNPKKGMGCDKCDSLLMRRPDDEADAILERLKIYHHHEQALLDFYIKNKQEVLEFDVEKPVLQVFEEFKELVGIVCTV; from the coding sequence GTGAACGCGTTATATAATATTTTTATTGGGCCTCCAGGCTCTGGTAAAGGTACATTATCTCGATTGTGTGTTCAAGAACTTGGATGGGCTCAGCTTTCAACGGGAGATTTGTGTAGGAAGCATATAAAAAATAGAACAGAAATTGGTAAACAAATAGATTTTGCTATAAAATCTGGTAAACTTATTTCTGATGAGCTTGTTGCAAGTATGGTATGTGATTGGCTTGAAAATTTAGCCGGTAGTGTACCATCCATTGTTTTTGATGGATATCCGCGTACTGTTGTTCAGGCGCGTGATTTTTGTAAGACCGTATATGAGAAATTTGATAGTGTTAAATTGAATGTCATCAGATTTATTATATCAGATGACAGTATTATAGCTCGATTAGGTGGGCGTTATATTTGTCAAAACAAAGAGTGCCAAGCTGTGTATTCTTTGATTACCGGTTCAGTACTAAATCCTAAAAAAGGAATGGGGTGTGACAAATGTGACAGTTTACTTATGCGTAGGCCAGATGATGAAGCAGATGCAATACTAGAGCGTTTGAAAATTTACCATCATCATGAGCAGGCACTTCTTGATTTTTACATTAAAAATAAGCAAGAAGTACTGGAATTTGATGTTGAAAAACCTGTGCTACAAGTTTTTGAAGAGTTTAAAGAGCTTGTAGGCATTGTATGTACAGTATGA
- the map gene encoding type I methionyl aminopeptidase produces the protein MITIKNKASIAKMKRAGQLLSEVFDAIVAQIKPGVSTLALDSWVAEQLYTKKLVSRCKGYHGYQHVSCISVNDEVVHGVPVADKILSKGDLVKVDVCASWKGYCADMARSFFVGNLSSIYAQRLVDVAQRALDKGIEKAYPGNYLTDISSAIQQEVEKHGFGVVRDFAGHGIGKKMHEEPELLNYGQPGKGPILRPGMAFAIEPMITMGHYDVYLTNDGWTVKTIDKSLAAHVEDTVVITEGGPQVITRSNPQRQ, from the coding sequence ATGATTACGATAAAAAATAAAGCTTCCATAGCAAAAATGAAGCGAGCTGGACAGTTATTATCTGAAGTTTTTGATGCGATAGTAGCTCAAATAAAGCCGGGCGTCAGTACGTTAGCGCTTGATTCATGGGTTGCGGAGCAATTGTATACAAAAAAACTTGTTTCAAGATGTAAAGGATATCATGGTTATCAACACGTCAGTTGTATATCGGTTAATGATGAAGTTGTGCATGGCGTTCCTGTTGCAGATAAGATATTATCCAAAGGTGATCTTGTAAAAGTTGACGTATGTGCTTCATGGAAAGGGTATTGTGCTGATATGGCACGCTCATTTTTTGTAGGAAATTTATCAAGTATATATGCGCAAAGGCTTGTTGATGTTGCACAGCGAGCGCTTGATAAAGGAATTGAAAAAGCATATCCCGGTAACTATCTAACTGATATTTCTTCAGCAATTCAACAAGAAGTGGAAAAACACGGTTTTGGTGTTGTAAGAGATTTTGCGGGTCATGGTATTGGAAAAAAAATGCATGAAGAGCCTGAGTTGCTAAATTATGGTCAGCCTGGTAAAGGGCCAATTTTGCGTCCTGGCATGGCATTTGCGATAGAGCCTATGATTACCATGGGACATTATGATGTGTACTTGACGAATGATGGATGGACAGTCAAAACAATAGATAAAAGTTTGGCTGCGCATGTAGAAGATACTGTCGTTATTACCGAGGGTGGGCCGCAGGTAATAACGCGTTCTAATCCGCAAAGGCAATAG
- the rpsE gene encoding 30S ribosomal protein S5 — protein MTERKTKDTKAVTTFVDFVVKVRRVTKVTKGGKRFSFSALVVSGDQQGNVGIGLGKSKEVSAAIAKATNKARKSLVAIPLRGTTIPYFIKGQHGASKVIIRPASLGTGVIAGGAMRAIMEAAGIKDILTKSLGSGNRQNVVKATLNGLSKLRTAQHLAKLRGKTVTELTRKA, from the coding sequence ATGACAGAACGTAAGACAAAAGATACAAAAGCAGTAACAACATTTGTTGACTTTGTAGTAAAAGTTCGACGAGTGACAAAGGTTACTAAAGGTGGTAAAAGGTTTTCTTTTTCTGCATTAGTAGTTTCAGGTGATCAACAGGGTAATGTTGGTATCGGTTTGGGTAAAAGTAAAGAAGTATCAGCTGCAATTGCAAAAGCGACAAATAAAGCACGTAAAAGTTTGGTAGCAATACCACTGCGTGGTACAACAATTCCGTATTTTATTAAGGGACAACATGGTGCGAGTAAGGTTATTATCAGGCCAGCATCATTGGGTACCGGTGTGATTGCTGGAGGTGCTATGCGTGCAATTATGGAGGCTGCTGGTATTAAAGATATTCTAACTAAATCTCTTGGTTCTGGTAATCGTCAAAATGTTGTAAAAGCAACACTTAACGGTTTGTCTAAATTACGAACTGCACAGCATTTGGCAAAATTAAGAGGTAAAACGGTCACAGAACTCACGAGGAAAGCATAA
- the secY gene encoding preprotein translocase subunit SecY produces MLLKHIANIFSIADLRKKLLFTLGILIVYRLGGHIPVIGIDINALQQMMSQAGGLGGLFKYLDLFSGGMLRQCTLFALGIMPYITSSIMMQVLSMGIPTLEQLSKEGEYGRKIINQYTRYLTFGVAIMQSAGFAFLLERNNLVLAPGWGFRLLFILSLTVGCMVVMWLGEQISIFGIGNGSSMIIFAGIVAQFPNHFIRTWSQVQEGLMDPVMAFVILAIFVVIMGCIVFLEKGQRKIPVQYTRRIIGQRVYGGQSTYIPFKINTAGVMPVIFASAVLNIPMFATSVLASRFEMFRWISESLAPMGLLYGVLEFILIIVFSFVYTAMMFNPQELADNIKRSGGFIPGIRPGTKTAEFFNYILTRIGLVGAIYLAILALLPSILGMFIHIPFYFGGTALLIVVGVALETASQVESYLLEHRYEGFLSSGSMRGRRVR; encoded by the coding sequence ATGTTGTTAAAACATATTGCAAATATTTTTTCGATTGCTGACTTAAGAAAAAAGCTGCTTTTTACCTTAGGTATATTGATTGTGTATCGCCTTGGTGGACACATACCAGTGATTGGAATCGATATTAATGCTTTACAGCAAATGATGTCTCAAGCTGGGGGACTTGGTGGGCTTTTTAAGTATTTGGATCTTTTTTCCGGTGGTATGTTGCGACAATGTACGTTATTTGCGTTAGGAATTATGCCATATATTACATCATCAATTATGATGCAGGTGTTGAGTATGGGTATTCCAACTCTTGAACAACTTTCAAAAGAAGGTGAATACGGTCGTAAAATCATTAACCAGTATACACGTTATCTCACTTTTGGTGTTGCTATAATGCAAAGTGCCGGTTTTGCTTTTTTACTTGAAAGAAATAACTTAGTTTTAGCTCCTGGATGGGGATTTAGGTTATTGTTTATTCTTTCTTTAACTGTTGGTTGCATGGTTGTTATGTGGTTGGGTGAGCAAATATCTATTTTTGGTATTGGAAATGGTAGTTCTATGATTATTTTTGCTGGTATTGTTGCCCAGTTTCCAAATCACTTTATTAGAACGTGGTCGCAAGTGCAAGAGGGTCTTATGGACCCGGTTATGGCATTTGTTATATTAGCAATTTTTGTTGTAATAATGGGTTGTATAGTTTTTCTTGAAAAAGGTCAGCGTAAAATTCCAGTTCAATATACTAGACGTATTATCGGGCAACGAGTATACGGTGGACAAAGTACATATATACCGTTCAAAATTAATACTGCAGGTGTGATGCCAGTTATTTTTGCGAGTGCAGTATTGAATATTCCAATGTTTGCAACATCTGTATTGGCTTCACGATTTGAAATGTTTAGATGGATTTCTGAAAGTCTAGCGCCAATGGGTCTCCTTTATGGTGTTTTAGAGTTTATTCTAATTATTGTATTTTCATTTGTTTACACAGCAATGATGTTTAATCCGCAAGAGCTTGCTGATAACATTAAAAGAAGTGGCGGATTTATACCAGGTATTCGTCCGGGTACCAAAACTGCTGAATTTTTTAATTATATACTTACTCGTATAGGCTTAGTTGGAGCGATATATTTAGCGATATTGGCACTTCTACCTAGTATATTGGGAATGTTTATACATATTCCGTTTTATTTTGGCGGGACTGCTCTTTTGATTGTTGTTGGGGTTGCTTTAGAAACCGCATCTCAAGTTGAGTCATATCTTCTTGAGCATCGATACGAAGGCTTTTTATCAAGCGGTAGTATGCGAGGCAGGAGGGTGCGCTAG
- the rplO gene encoding 50S ribosomal protein L15: MFGLHKVESAGKRKKRIGRGGSRGGTSGKGHKGQKARTSGTVRMGFEGGQMPLFRRLPKRGFNNARFEQKVKTVNLDDLNSFDDGQVVDKKVLIEKGIIKAQRNASGNNGFLLKVLGNGQLKKKLTVRLDAFSKSAFRAIQDNGGIVEVIKEG; the protein is encoded by the coding sequence ATGTTTGGTTTACACAAAGTAGAATCTGCTGGCAAAAGAAAAAAACGTATTGGACGCGGTGGTAGCCGTGGTGGTACAAGTGGAAAAGGTCATAAGGGTCAAAAGGCTCGTACAAGCGGTACAGTTCGTATGGGTTTTGAAGGTGGTCAAATGCCTTTGTTTCGTAGATTGCCAAAGCGAGGATTTAATAATGCTCGTTTCGAACAAAAAGTTAAAACAGTAAACCTCGATGATTTAAATAGCTTTGATGATGGACAAGTTGTTGATAAAAAGGTTTTAATTGAAAAAGGAATTATCAAAGCACAAAGAAACGCTTCTGGTAATAATGGCTTTCTTTTGAAGGTGCTTGGAAATGGCCAACTTAAAAAAAAATTGACAGTCCGTCTTGATGCCTTTAGTAAATCTGCATTTAGAGCAATTCAAGATAACGGCGGAATAGTAGAAGTTATAAAGGAGGGGTAG